A genomic region of Mycobacterium senriense contains the following coding sequences:
- the recX gene encoding recombination regulator RecX encodes MTTSCPPPSTSEPSREEQARALCLRLLTARARTRAELHGRLAKRGYPDDVSERVLDRLDAVGLIDDADFAQQWVQSRRAHAGKSKRALAAELHTKGVDNDVITAALAGIDAGAERDRAEQLVRSKLRRETLNDDDARVTRRLVGMLARRGYSQNMACEVVFAELAAERERRRV; translated from the coding sequence ATGACGACGTCCTGCCCGCCCCCGTCGACTTCTGAGCCCTCCCGCGAAGAGCAGGCACGGGCGCTGTGCCTGCGCCTGCTCACCGCGAGAGCGCGCACCCGGGCCGAGCTGCACGGCCGGCTGGCCAAACGCGGCTATCCCGACGACGTCAGCGAACGGGTGCTCGACCGGCTGGACGCCGTCGGCCTGATCGACGACGCCGACTTCGCCCAGCAGTGGGTGCAGTCCCGCCGGGCGCACGCCGGGAAAAGCAAGCGCGCCTTGGCCGCCGAGCTGCACACCAAGGGTGTCGACAACGACGTGATCACCGCGGCGCTGGCCGGGATCGACGCCGGCGCCGAGCGGGACCGGGCGGAACAGTTGGTCCGGTCCAAGCTGCGCCGCGAGACGCTGAACGACGACGACGCGCGGGTGACCCGCAGGCTGGTGGGGATGCTGGCGCGGCGGGGTTACAGCCAGAACATGGCGTGCGAGGTGGTGTTCGCCGAGTTGGCCGCCGAGCGGGAGCGCCGCCGGGTCTAG
- a CDS encoding DUF3046 domain-containing protein, with amino-acid sequence MRLTEFHERVVLRFGTTYGSSVLVDHVLTGFDGRTAAQAIEAGIEPRDVWRALCVDFDVPAEQW; translated from the coding sequence GTGCGGCTAACGGAGTTTCACGAGCGGGTAGTCCTGCGCTTTGGCACCACCTACGGGTCCTCGGTCCTGGTGGATCACGTGCTGACCGGCTTCGACGGACGCACGGCGGCCCAGGCCATCGAGGCCGGGATCGAGCCCCGCGACGTCTGGCGGGCGTTGTGCGTGGACTTCGACGTGCCTGCCGAACAGTGGTGA
- a CDS encoding flavodoxin family protein, translated as MSSAAAQPLRAIALVCSLKKRPAPSSSELLAEQVLDQLRSAGVEGETVRCVDLTLLPGVEADMGPGDEWPALLNKIKAADILVLSTPTWVGHMSSVAQRVLERLDAELSDTDDAGRPAMVGKVALAAVVGNEDGAHKIVADLFQALNDIGFSIAAQGCTYWNGEAMQGTDYTDLDDVPEAVASATGNAVRNAVHLATVLRQNTYPAYE; from the coding sequence ATGTCCTCAGCCGCAGCGCAACCTTTGCGCGCCATCGCCCTGGTCTGCTCGTTGAAGAAGCGCCCGGCGCCGTCCAGCAGCGAACTGCTCGCCGAGCAGGTGCTCGACCAGCTGCGAAGCGCGGGCGTCGAGGGTGAGACGGTGCGATGCGTCGACCTGACCCTGCTGCCCGGCGTCGAAGCCGACATGGGGCCGGGCGATGAGTGGCCGGCGCTGTTGAACAAGATCAAGGCGGCCGACATCCTCGTCCTGTCAACACCCACCTGGGTCGGTCACATGTCCAGCGTGGCGCAGCGCGTCCTGGAGCGCCTCGACGCCGAACTGTCCGACACTGACGACGCGGGACGGCCGGCGATGGTGGGCAAGGTGGCCCTGGCCGCGGTCGTGGGCAACGAGGACGGCGCGCACAAGATCGTCGCCGACCTGTTTCAGGCGCTCAATGACATTGGATTCTCGATCGCCGCGCAGGGCTGCACCTATTGGAACGGCGAGGCCATGCAGGGCACGGACTACACCGACCTCGACGACGTGCCGGAAGCTGTCGCATCCGCCACCGGCAATGCGGTCCGCAACGCCGTACACCTGGCCACGGTGTTGCGGCAGAACACGTACCCCGCATACGAATAG
- the recA gene encoding recombinase RecA, with the protein MAQAPDREKALELAMAQIEKSYGKGSVMRLGDETRQPISIIPTGSIALDVALGIGGLPRGRVVEIYGPESSGKTTVALHAVANAQAAGGVAAFIDAEHALDPDYAKKLGVDTDSLLVSQPDTGEQALEIADMLIRSGALDILVIDSVAALVPRAELEGEMGDSHVGLQARLMSQALRKMTGALNNSGTTAIFINQLREKIGVMFGSPETTTGGKALKFYASVRMDVRRIETLKDGTNAVGNRTRVKIVKNKVAPPFKQAEFDILYGHGVSREGSLIDMGVEQGFIRKSGSWFTYEGEQLGQGKENARTFLKENDEVANEIEKKIKEKLGIGAVVTDDDVLPAPVDF; encoded by the coding sequence ATGGCGCAAGCCCCCGACCGCGAGAAGGCTCTCGAACTGGCGATGGCCCAGATCGAAAAGAGCTACGGAAAAGGCTCGGTGATGCGTCTCGGCGACGAGACGCGTCAGCCGATTTCGATCATCCCGACCGGGTCCATCGCACTGGACGTGGCCTTGGGCATCGGCGGGCTGCCCCGCGGCCGGGTCGTGGAGATCTACGGCCCGGAATCCTCGGGTAAGACCACCGTCGCCCTGCACGCGGTGGCCAACGCCCAGGCCGCCGGCGGCGTCGCCGCCTTCATCGACGCCGAGCACGCCCTGGACCCCGACTACGCCAAGAAGCTCGGGGTGGACACCGATTCCCTGCTGGTCAGCCAGCCCGACACGGGGGAGCAGGCCCTCGAGATCGCCGACATGCTGATCCGCTCCGGCGCCCTGGACATCCTGGTCATCGACTCGGTGGCCGCGCTGGTGCCGCGCGCCGAGCTCGAAGGCGAGATGGGCGACAGCCACGTCGGGCTGCAGGCCCGGCTGATGAGCCAGGCCCTGCGGAAAATGACTGGCGCGCTGAACAATTCGGGCACCACCGCGATCTTCATCAACCAGCTGCGCGAGAAGATCGGCGTGATGTTCGGCAGCCCCGAAACCACCACGGGTGGAAAGGCTTTGAAGTTCTACGCGTCGGTGCGCATGGACGTGCGCCGGATCGAGACGCTCAAGGACGGCACCAACGCGGTCGGTAACCGCACCCGGGTCAAGATCGTCAAGAACAAGGTGGCGCCGCCCTTCAAGCAGGCCGAGTTCGACATCCTCTACGGCCACGGGGTCAGCCGGGAAGGCTCGCTGATCGACATGGGTGTGGAGCAGGGCTTCATCCGCAAGTCCGGCTCCTGGTTCACCTATGAGGGCGAGCAGCTCGGCCAGGGCAAAGAGAACGCCCGCACCTTCCTGAAGGAAAACGACGAAGTCGCCAACGAGATCGAGAAGAAGATCAAGGAAAAGCTCGGCATTGGCGCGGTCGTGACCGATGACGACGTCCTGCCCGCCCCCGTCGACTTCTGA
- a CDS encoding (2Fe-2S)-binding protein: MDISAELAEIASYGGFFALTVGGDATGWHPVGRSYTDGCADLIDATVRRYRTNDLRIGASLVHLGHATRLWSPVLACAIGHGVVPDLENLQRADGGAQLRLPQPLGESITSPAPEVLYRIVVTEHMRPLAAGLPVRLAPALLAGNIASALVGAAQALLSARPDLRSAIVQTTRLLLDTGMMAGSGVLRGPQLVFRRRSCCLFYRLPAGSLCGDCGLHRTRW; this comes from the coding sequence ATGGACATCTCCGCCGAGCTAGCCGAAATCGCTTCCTATGGGGGCTTTTTCGCGCTAACCGTGGGTGGTGACGCGACGGGATGGCATCCGGTTGGACGGTCCTACACCGATGGCTGCGCCGACCTGATCGACGCCACCGTCCGGCGCTACCGCACGAACGACCTGCGGATCGGCGCCTCACTGGTTCACCTCGGCCACGCCACCCGGCTGTGGTCACCGGTGCTCGCATGCGCGATCGGTCACGGCGTCGTGCCCGACCTCGAAAACCTGCAACGCGCCGATGGCGGCGCACAGCTACGGCTGCCCCAACCGCTCGGAGAATCCATCACCTCGCCCGCGCCCGAGGTGCTGTATCGCATCGTGGTGACCGAACACATGCGGCCGCTCGCCGCCGGCCTACCGGTCAGGCTGGCACCCGCCCTGCTCGCGGGCAACATCGCATCCGCGCTGGTCGGAGCCGCGCAGGCGCTGCTTTCGGCGCGGCCCGACCTGCGGTCGGCGATTGTGCAGACGACCCGGTTGCTGCTGGACACCGGGATGATGGCCGGATCCGGTGTCCTGCGCGGGCCGCAGCTGGTCTTCCGGCGTCGCAGCTGCTGCCTTTTTTACCGGCTGCCCGCGGGCTCGCTGTGCGGCGACTGCGGGCTGCATCGGACACGGTGGTAG